A portion of the Halodesulfovibrio aestuarii DSM 17919 = ATCC 29578 genome contains these proteins:
- a CDS encoding helix-turn-helix domain-containing protein — protein MNIVYPPSRYAGLEILSCAGGHKFREHLHDAYVLWLNSETGEHYTVNGDSKFLQTGAVSLIEPGVPHANRSCDERNSHLRSFYCTEEFFQQQYLHIYETEYTAPLGIRLLEHAGLWRSFTALHEYMLGVQDDLKVDELVLSSFSGFFEQCGGRNLQPVRDTCDRRVAKAAEYFHAHLDFPILLEELAEMLGCTSFHLIRLFRLQTGMTPHAYLTQIRLEKARNLIDHGVPFSAVAMQIGLSDQSHLTRQFKKRYGVTPGQYKKQRQLL, from the coding sequence ATGAATATAGTGTATCCGCCATCGCGATATGCCGGACTTGAGATTCTCTCTTGTGCCGGAGGACACAAGTTTCGGGAGCACCTGCATGATGCGTATGTGTTGTGGCTTAATTCAGAAACTGGTGAGCACTATACGGTGAACGGTGACAGTAAGTTTTTACAGACAGGTGCAGTCAGTTTGATTGAACCTGGAGTCCCTCATGCCAATCGCTCCTGTGATGAACGCAACAGTCATTTACGTAGTTTTTATTGTACAGAAGAATTTTTTCAGCAGCAGTATTTGCATATTTACGAGACCGAGTACACAGCCCCATTGGGAATCAGGCTTTTAGAACATGCAGGGCTTTGGCGAAGTTTTACTGCTTTGCATGAATATATGCTTGGTGTTCAGGATGATCTGAAGGTGGATGAGCTTGTGTTGAGTTCGTTTTCAGGTTTCTTTGAGCAATGCGGGGGGAGAAACCTCCAACCTGTGCGTGATACGTGTGACAGGCGGGTGGCTAAGGCTGCCGAATATTTCCATGCTCATCTTGATTTTCCTATCTTGCTGGAAGAACTGGCAGAAATGCTTGGTTGCACCAGTTTTCACCTTATCCGACTGTTTCGTTTGCAAACGGGGATGACCCCCCATGCGTATTTAACACAAATTCGTCTGGAAAAAGCGCGCAATCTTATCGACCATGGTGTTCCCTTTTCTGCTGTTGCGATGCAGATTGGCTTGTCAGACCAAAGTCATCTCACCCGGCAATTTAAAAAACGATACGGGGTAACTCCCGGACAATACAAAAAGCAACGGCAGCTTTTGTAG
- a CDS encoding tRNA-binding protein has protein sequence METITWNDFEKVELRVGKILSAEVFKEARKPAYVMHIDFGEEIGLRKSSAQITKHYTPEELVGRLIMAVVNFPKKQIGPIMSECLVTGFADRDGEIVLCGVDKDVPLGAKLC, from the coding sequence ATGGAGACTATTACTTGGAATGATTTTGAGAAAGTTGAATTGCGCGTGGGAAAAATCTTATCTGCAGAAGTATTTAAAGAGGCGCGCAAGCCTGCCTATGTAATGCACATCGATTTTGGAGAAGAAATCGGTCTGCGTAAGTCGAGTGCCCAGATTACGAAGCACTATACTCCTGAAGAATTGGTAGGGCGGCTCATTATGGCGGTAGTCAATTTCCCGAAAAAACAGATTGGCCCTATTATGTCTGAATGCCTTGTCACCGGTTTTGCAGACAGAGATGGTGAGATTGTTCTATGCGGCGTTGATAAGGATGTGCCACTTGGCGCAAAACTTTGCTAG
- a CDS encoding universal stress protein — MLPHIQKILYATDLSGPAKHALGYALSIAKIYQADLMLLHVIPDWARNVTLASGLDFATIYNENTWLKIKDDVLRVSKKHAKERIESAYRQYKYELEAAHIATTVHVQTGHPVHTILQFAHEVDMIVMGTYGHSKLGSFFAGSVAQGVIAKSRTPVMVVHLEKDETTKPL, encoded by the coding sequence ATGCTGCCTCATATTCAAAAAATCCTGTACGCAACGGATCTTTCCGGGCCGGCCAAGCATGCCTTAGGGTACGCGCTGTCCATTGCAAAGATATATCAGGCGGATCTCATGCTTCTTCATGTTATCCCGGATTGGGCACGCAATGTAACTCTTGCTTCCGGCCTTGATTTCGCAACAATCTATAATGAAAACACCTGGCTCAAGATTAAGGATGATGTCCTTCGAGTCAGTAAAAAGCATGCAAAAGAACGCATTGAATCCGCCTATCGACAGTACAAATATGAGCTCGAAGCAGCACATATTGCCACAACTGTACATGTACAAACAGGTCATCCTGTGCACACTATTCTGCAATTCGCTCATGAAGTGGACATGATCGTTATGGGTACCTACGGCCACTCCAAACTTGGAAGTTTTTTCGCAGGCAGTGTTGCACAAGGCGTTATTGCAAAATCCAGAACACCGGTCATGGTTGTACATTTAGAAAAAGACGAAACAACAAAGCCCTTATAG
- a CDS encoding universal stress protein: MLPEINKILLATDLSDDAGAALRYAISLSEKYTAELILLHVLPDMKEQLYLNSGFDFAAVYDDKTLKTLLEAGADKAKETVTELMRKQCEELAGGEQACAALKLTPIISSGSAVKKIIEHAKNCDLVVMGTKGHSKIGGILVGSVAQGVIAKSPTPVLIVRSE; the protein is encoded by the coding sequence ATGCTCCCAGAAATTAATAAAATTCTTCTTGCCACAGACCTTTCGGATGATGCAGGAGCCGCACTGCGTTACGCCATCAGTTTGTCTGAAAAGTATACTGCCGAGCTCATCCTGCTTCATGTGTTACCAGACATGAAAGAACAGCTATATTTGAATTCAGGGTTCGACTTTGCCGCCGTATACGACGACAAAACACTTAAGACGCTACTGGAAGCCGGAGCTGACAAAGCAAAAGAAACAGTAACAGAGCTTATGCGCAAGCAGTGTGAAGAACTTGCAGGTGGCGAACAGGCGTGTGCCGCCCTCAAGCTTACCCCGATAATTTCTTCCGGCAGCGCCGTTAAAAAAATTATAGAGCACGCAAAAAATTGTGATCTCGTTGTCATGGGCACCAAAGGGCACAGTAAAATTGGCGGGATACTTGTCGGAAGCGTAGCACAAGGTGTTATTGCCAAAAGTCCTACACCGGTACTTATTGTCCGTTCAGAATAA
- the creA gene encoding protein CreA encodes MKLRTMVLSMALVFGMTTVAVAEDIGSVSTVFKMLGANDKIVIEAFDDPDIDGVTCYLSRAKKGGVSGTLGLAEDTSDASVDCVQIGPINIPARVKAGKEDGEAVFKKRTSLLFKTMQVVRFYDAKRNVLVYLSYSDRVVEGSPKNSISTVPVLPWGE; translated from the coding sequence ATGAAACTGCGAACGATGGTACTGAGCATGGCACTGGTGTTTGGTATGACGACTGTTGCCGTAGCAGAAGATATTGGTTCCGTGAGCACTGTATTTAAGATGCTCGGGGCTAACGATAAAATTGTTATTGAAGCGTTTGATGATCCGGATATTGACGGGGTTACCTGTTACTTGAGCCGTGCAAAGAAAGGTGGCGTCAGCGGAACACTAGGACTTGCAGAAGATACGTCAGATGCATCAGTTGATTGTGTTCAAATTGGCCCGATCAACATTCCGGCACGAGTGAAGGCTGGTAAAGAGGATGGTGAGGCTGTATTTAAAAAGCGCACCTCACTGCTTTTTAAAACAATGCAAGTTGTACGTTTCTACGATGCAAAGCGAAATGTACTGGTGTACCTCTCCTATAGTGACCGTGTTGTAGAAGGTTCGCCAAAAAACTCAATATCCACGGTTCCTGTACTTCCGTGGGGCGAATAG
- a CDS encoding 3'-5' exonuclease produces the protein MSGYKGTFAAIDFETADAKRDSACAVAVVRVENGEIIDSLYRLVQPPRSNFSPFCVRVHNIRWKDVENEPVFADVWPQFTPLFKGVDFVAAHNASFDRSVLSACLAASGMPVVDERFLCTVKLARQVWPDLVNHKLNTVSDHLGITLQHHHAGSDAEACARIAIEGLRLKPQFAAPNML, from the coding sequence ATGTCTGGATATAAAGGAACATTCGCTGCAATTGATTTTGAAACTGCCGATGCAAAACGCGACAGCGCCTGTGCCGTTGCTGTTGTGCGTGTAGAGAATGGTGAGATCATCGATAGTCTGTACCGTCTGGTGCAGCCACCGCGAAGTAATTTTAGTCCGTTCTGCGTGCGTGTTCACAATATACGTTGGAAGGACGTAGAAAATGAGCCTGTCTTTGCTGATGTGTGGCCGCAATTTACGCCGTTGTTCAAAGGGGTAGATTTTGTGGCGGCGCATAATGCTTCCTTTGACCGCTCTGTCCTTTCTGCCTGTCTTGCCGCATCTGGTATGCCAGTAGTCGATGAGCGTTTTTTGTGCACTGTTAAATTAGCGCGGCAAGTCTGGCCGGATTTAGTGAATCATAAGTTGAATACCGTATCAGATCATTTGGGGATTACTCTCCAGCATCACCATGCCGGATCTGATGCTGAAGCCTGTGCCCGCATCGCCATTGAGGGGCTGCGTTTGAAACCTCAGTTTGCTGCTCCGAACATGCTGTAG
- a CDS encoding RlmE family RNA methyltransferase has translation MKKYRDHYFLRAKKDNYPARSVYKLKEIDKRFAIFSKGMKVLDLGAAPGSWSLGAAEKVGADGLVIGADLQTTETEFPPNVRFMQENVFERSQEFEDVLAEIMPFDVVISDMAPKTTGHKFTDQARSAELCYEALNVACYCLKPNGSFVVKIFMGPDVQAYATAMRKYFKSVKSFKPKSSRDESKEIFYIGLGFNGKKFEYEY, from the coding sequence ATGAAAAAATATCGTGATCATTACTTCTTGCGGGCTAAAAAAGATAATTATCCCGCGAGATCAGTATATAAGCTGAAAGAAATTGATAAACGTTTTGCTATCTTTTCTAAAGGCATGAAGGTGCTTGATCTTGGAGCTGCTCCCGGATCCTGGTCTTTAGGTGCTGCTGAGAAAGTTGGTGCGGATGGCCTTGTTATCGGGGCTGATCTTCAAACCACAGAAACAGAATTTCCACCGAACGTTCGTTTTATGCAGGAGAATGTTTTTGAGCGTTCTCAGGAATTTGAAGACGTACTTGCCGAAATTATGCCGTTTGATGTTGTGATCAGCGATATGGCGCCTAAAACAACAGGCCACAAGTTTACAGATCAAGCTCGTTCTGCTGAGCTTTGTTACGAGGCTCTTAATGTGGCTTGTTACTGCCTGAAGCCCAACGGAAGCTTTGTTGTAAAGATCTTTATGGGGCCTGATGTGCAGGCATACGCGACTGCTATGCGTAAGTATTTCAAAAGTGTGAAGTCTTTTAAGCCAAAGAGTTCACGTGATGAGAGTAAGGAAATTTTTTATATCGGTCTTGGATTTAACGGTAAGAAATTCGAATACGAATACTAG
- a CDS encoding YebC/PmpR family DNA-binding transcriptional regulator, protein MAGHSKWANIKHRKGRQDAVRSKQFTRAAKEIIIAAKISGDIANNPRLRSAIAAAKAVNLPKDKIENAIKKGTGELAGGDIYEITYEGYGPGGVAILIEVASDNKNRIVAEMRHTLNKGNGNMGEAGSVAWMFDNKGQIIIKKDAVTEEQVMEIGLEAGADDIIEETEEWDIRCEPTDMEAVRTAFEEAGIAIESAEMAKIPQNTIELDADGARKMLRLIDLLEENEDVQNVFTNMDVSDDVMAELNAE, encoded by the coding sequence ATGGCTGGACATAGTAAATGGGCTAACATTAAGCACCGTAAAGGTCGTCAGGATGCGGTACGTTCTAAGCAGTTCACTCGTGCTGCAAAAGAGATCATTATTGCTGCTAAAATAAGTGGTGATATTGCGAACAACCCGCGCCTTCGTTCTGCTATTGCTGCTGCTAAAGCTGTAAACCTGCCTAAAGATAAAATTGAGAACGCAATCAAAAAAGGTACCGGCGAACTTGCTGGTGGCGATATCTACGAGATCACCTATGAAGGATACGGTCCCGGCGGTGTGGCTATCCTTATCGAAGTTGCTTCAGATAATAAAAACCGTATCGTTGCTGAAATGCGTCATACCTTGAACAAAGGCAACGGTAACATGGGTGAAGCCGGTTCTGTTGCCTGGATGTTCGATAATAAGGGACAGATCATTATTAAGAAAGATGCTGTTACCGAGGAACAGGTAATGGAAATCGGTCTTGAAGCTGGTGCTGACGATATTATCGAGGAAACAGAAGAATGGGATATCCGTTGTGAGCCTACCGACATGGAAGCAGTTCGTACTGCTTTTGAAGAAGCCGGCATCGCAATTGAATCTGCTGAAATGGCAAAAATTCCTCAGAATACTATTGAGCTTGACGCTGACGGTGCAAGAAAAATGCTTCGCCTCATTGATCTTCTCGAAGAAAATGAGGACGTGCAGAACGTGTTCACCAACATGGACGTTTCTGACGACGTAATGGCTGAGCTTAACGCTGAATAA
- the ruvC gene encoding crossover junction endodeoxyribonuclease RuvC: MGWGIVEEISGVAKLVDCGAIRATDKDFACRMGLIFKELNAIVQLHKPTVAAVENVFTAKNPASALKLGQARGVALAACAANDVKVFSYEPTKIKQTIVGGGRAAKEQVAFMVAQILGVKKPNWALDTSDALAAAVCHLNTSRFAKYL, translated from the coding sequence ATGGGCTGGGGGATAGTGGAAGAGATTTCCGGCGTAGCAAAGTTAGTAGACTGTGGTGCTATTCGCGCAACAGATAAGGATTTTGCGTGCCGTATGGGGCTTATTTTTAAAGAACTTAATGCTATTGTACAATTGCACAAACCCACCGTTGCGGCGGTGGAAAACGTATTTACAGCTAAAAACCCTGCGTCGGCATTAAAACTTGGGCAGGCTCGTGGGGTTGCTCTCGCTGCGTGCGCTGCAAACGATGTGAAAGTGTTCAGCTATGAACCGACCAAAATTAAGCAGACCATTGTGGGTGGCGGACGTGCTGCAAAAGAGCAGGTCGCTTTTATGGTGGCACAAATTTTAGGTGTGAAAAAGCCCAATTGGGCTCTGGATACGTCAGATGCTCTTGCTGCCGCGGTCTGCCATCTCAATACAAGCCGCTTTGCTAAGTATCTCTAG
- the ruvA gene encoding Holliday junction branch migration protein RuvA — MIAYLEGKIAETTEQSVIIVTEGGVGYEVRLPAHTMNRVPAKGGDIAVYVYTVVREDALELYGFESWDERQMYTTLISISKVGGKTALGILSVYRPDDLRRIVFEEDINALTQVSGIGKKGAQHIFLELKYKLKVDEMPVVSGKGEVPATSVYRDALDGLANLGYGEDEAAPLLKTILKNEPDLDVGSALRSALKALAKG, encoded by the coding sequence ATGATCGCATATCTTGAAGGTAAAATTGCAGAGACAACGGAGCAGAGTGTCATCATCGTTACAGAGGGCGGTGTTGGGTACGAAGTCCGTTTGCCTGCCCATACGATGAATCGTGTCCCTGCCAAGGGTGGCGATATTGCAGTCTACGTCTACACGGTCGTTCGTGAAGATGCACTGGAATTGTACGGTTTTGAGTCATGGGACGAGCGCCAGATGTATACCACTTTGATTTCTATATCGAAAGTTGGTGGTAAAACAGCGCTGGGCATCTTATCTGTATATCGTCCGGATGATCTGCGCCGTATTGTTTTTGAGGAAGATATTAACGCCTTGACGCAGGTTTCCGGTATTGGCAAGAAAGGGGCACAGCATATTTTTCTTGAGTTAAAGTATAAGCTTAAAGTGGACGAAATGCCTGTTGTATCCGGTAAGGGTGAGGTTCCAGCAACCAGTGTGTACCGTGATGCTTTAGACGGCCTTGCCAACCTTGGTTACGGCGAAGATGAAGCCGCACCACTGCTGAAAACTATTTTGAAAAATGAGCCGGATCTTGACGTGGGTAGTGCTCTTCGAAGTGCGCTTAAAGCTCTTGCAAAGGGATAG
- the ruvB gene encoding Holliday junction branch migration DNA helicase RuvB, producing the protein MDTDQNICMDESVRPSSLDDFIGQEELRQNLKVYIQAAKTRGQAMDHTMFYGNPGLGKTTLSQIMAEELGVNIVSTSGPVLERSGDLAAILTNLGRNDILFVDEIHRMPISVEEVLYPAMEDFKLDLVIGQGPGARTVKIDLEPFTLVGATTRIGLLSSPLRDRFGVICRLEFYTPQELATIVTRTARILGVDIASDGALEIGRRSRGTPRIANRLLRRVRDFATVQGNRTVDADLASSALKMMDVDESGLDQMDRKLLSVLIEHYGGGPVGAKTLAVACSEDVKTIEDIYEPYLIQCGFIKRTHRGRVATAKAYRHLNFLA; encoded by the coding sequence ATGGATACTGATCAGAATATCTGCATGGACGAATCCGTTCGTCCTTCCTCGCTTGATGACTTTATCGGTCAGGAGGAATTGCGCCAAAATTTGAAAGTATACATTCAAGCTGCAAAAACGCGTGGTCAGGCAATGGACCACACCATGTTTTACGGCAACCCCGGGCTGGGTAAGACAACGTTATCCCAGATTATGGCTGAAGAGCTTGGAGTGAACATAGTTTCCACTTCAGGACCTGTTCTCGAACGGAGTGGTGATCTGGCAGCCATTTTGACGAACTTGGGTCGTAATGACATTTTATTTGTTGATGAAATTCATCGGATGCCTATCAGCGTTGAGGAAGTGTTGTATCCGGCAATGGAAGACTTTAAGCTCGATCTTGTCATCGGTCAGGGACCTGGAGCCCGGACTGTAAAGATTGACTTGGAACCCTTCACTCTGGTAGGAGCCACAACCCGCATCGGATTATTATCATCACCGCTACGTGATCGTTTCGGTGTGATCTGTCGGTTAGAATTTTATACTCCGCAAGAACTCGCAACCATTGTTACCCGTACTGCACGTATCTTAGGCGTAGACATAGCATCAGACGGCGCGTTGGAAATAGGCCGCCGTTCTCGTGGTACGCCTCGTATTGCCAATAGACTTCTGCGTCGAGTGCGTGACTTTGCAACGGTACAGGGAAACAGAACTGTTGATGCAGATCTTGCAAGTAGCGCATTAAAGATGATGGATGTTGACGAGAGCGGATTGGATCAGATGGACAGAAAGTTGCTGAGTGTTCTTATTGAACATTATGGTGGCGGCCCTGTAGGTGCTAAGACTCTCGCAGTGGCTTGTTCTGAAGATGTAAAAACAATTGAAGATATTTATGAGCCGTATCTTATTCAGTGCGGTTTTATTAAGCGCACGCACCGTGGTCGTGTTGCTACGGCCAAAGCATATCGTCATTTGAATTTTCTGGCATAA
- the thyX gene encoding FAD-dependent thymidylate synthase — MPQKTCRVELVASTPDPMAVIYAAFRQCYHAGFVGDMHTKLVDGEISAEKQAAFIRKVMESGHASPIEHVSFTFAIEGVSRALTHQLVRHRIASFSQQSQRYVDGSNFDYILPPAFAKIPEAKARFEKFLEEVGDAYQDLKKILEDNGRGAKAKEDARFVLPQAAESKIVVTMNCRSLINFFEHRCCTRAQWEIRAMADQMLKICRDALPCVFEDAGARCEKLKYCPEGEKFTCGRYPLP, encoded by the coding sequence ATGCCTCAGAAAACATGCAGGGTAGAACTTGTTGCTTCAACGCCAGATCCAATGGCTGTTATTTATGCAGCATTCAGACAGTGCTACCATGCAGGCTTTGTGGGTGATATGCATACCAAGCTTGTGGACGGGGAGATCTCTGCAGAAAAACAAGCTGCGTTCATCCGTAAGGTTATGGAGTCCGGTCATGCCAGTCCCATTGAACATGTGTCGTTTACTTTTGCGATAGAAGGTGTCTCGCGTGCTTTAACTCACCAGCTTGTGCGCCATCGTATTGCGTCTTTTTCTCAGCAGAGCCAGCGATATGTTGATGGAAGTAACTTCGATTACATCCTGCCACCTGCTTTTGCAAAAATCCCAGAGGCAAAAGCTCGCTTTGAAAAATTTTTAGAAGAAGTCGGTGATGCGTATCAGGATTTGAAAAAAATTCTCGAAGATAACGGGCGAGGTGCGAAAGCAAAGGAAGATGCCCGCTTTGTGTTGCCGCAAGCTGCAGAATCAAAAATTGTTGTCACTATGAACTGTCGAAGCCTCATTAATTTCTTTGAACACCGTTGTTGCACCCGTGCCCAATGGGAAATTAGAGCGATGGCAGATCAAATGCTGAAAATTTGTCGTGATGCGTTGCCGTGTGTCTTTGAAGATGCAGGTGCTCGCTGCGAGAAGTTGAAGTACTGCCCTGAAGGTGAGAAGTTCACCTGCGGTCGTTATCCGCTTCCATAA
- the dnaA gene encoding chromosomal replication initiator protein DnaA: MIDIWGQIREILQESLNPGIFKVWISPLQAEVDGTAIRLTASNDFVASWVRERLVNDIAEAATSVMSERPTITVVAGAVKAVVKPKAQAQTAAPKPTRAPEPQSASAPVLFGADNRRVVQQQLPVQHTLVSKAIDWRFDFDSFVVGPSNDLAFAASQGITRDSLSCSTLFLSSAPGLGKTHLMQAVGGQLCKHSNRVNPKVEYLTAEEFATGLVTSLKHRDTERFKSRYRDVDLLLLEDVHFLQGKERMQDEVLATIKSLQSRGSRVVLSSSFAPRDLKDIDNQLVSRFCSGFLADIEKPDFETRRNILCKKARLYQVDLPENVTDLLAENIHSDVRQIESCLHNLILKARILNERISMDMAWDVIGHYASREVVMNMDSIVRCVCSCFDLSYDQLNSRSRKRELVTARNTVFYLARKHTDLSLKQIGLQFNRRHSTVLKGITNLEREMSRSTPTGRQVSNTVKMIEKNGRISAL; the protein is encoded by the coding sequence ATGATTGATATTTGGGGCCAAATCCGAGAAATTCTACAAGAAAGCCTTAATCCCGGCATTTTCAAAGTATGGATTTCACCACTACAGGCTGAAGTCGATGGCACTGCTATCCGACTGACAGCTTCCAATGATTTCGTGGCATCATGGGTGCGTGAGCGTCTTGTGAACGATATTGCGGAAGCAGCCACGTCTGTTATGAGTGAACGTCCAACTATTACTGTTGTAGCGGGTGCCGTTAAAGCTGTTGTAAAGCCGAAAGCTCAAGCTCAAACCGCTGCGCCTAAGCCTACACGTGCGCCTGAACCGCAGAGCGCATCTGCTCCTGTACTTTTTGGTGCTGATAACAGAAGGGTTGTACAACAGCAGCTTCCTGTTCAGCACACCTTGGTTTCTAAAGCCATTGACTGGCGATTTGATTTCGACAGCTTTGTAGTGGGACCAAGCAACGATCTTGCTTTTGCCGCATCACAAGGTATTACACGTGATTCTCTTTCTTGCAGCACACTCTTTTTGAGTTCCGCTCCGGGGCTTGGTAAAACACACCTCATGCAGGCGGTGGGTGGTCAGCTCTGTAAGCATAGCAATCGCGTTAATCCAAAAGTTGAATATCTCACCGCTGAAGAATTTGCTACCGGTCTAGTAACTTCTTTGAAGCATCGTGATACAGAACGGTTTAAGTCCCGCTATCGTGATGTTGATTTGTTGTTGCTCGAAGATGTTCACTTTCTTCAGGGTAAAGAACGCATGCAGGATGAAGTTCTTGCAACTATAAAATCTTTGCAGTCCCGCGGGTCCCGCGTAGTGCTGTCCAGTTCTTTTGCTCCACGTGACTTGAAGGATATTGATAATCAGCTTGTTTCCCGTTTCTGCTCTGGATTTCTTGCTGACATAGAAAAGCCGGATTTTGAAACCCGACGCAATATTCTTTGCAAAAAGGCTCGTCTTTATCAGGTAGATTTGCCAGAAAACGTGACTGATTTGCTTGCAGAAAACATTCATTCGGATGTACGTCAGATTGAGAGCTGCTTACACAACCTCATTCTGAAAGCACGTATCCTTAATGAACGAATTTCTATGGACATGGCTTGGGACGTCATAGGACATTACGCATCCCGTGAAGTCGTCATGAACATGGACTCCATTGTACGTTGTGTCTGTAGCTGTTTTGATCTTTCATATGATCAGCTTAACTCACGCAGCCGTAAGCGTGAGCTGGTAACAGCGCGCAACACCGTCTTCTATCTTGCTCGTAAGCATACTGATCTTTCTTTAAAGCAGATCGGTTTGCAGTTTAACCGTCGCCACTCAACAGTGTTGAAGGGTATTACTAATCTTGAACGGGAAATGAGCCGTAGCACACCGACAGGTCGTCAGGTGTCTAACACAGTGAAGATGATTGAAAAAAATGGACGAATTTCCGCCCTCTGA
- a CDS encoding helix-turn-helix domain-containing protein, whose amino-acid sequence MHENKAYKEIAPRLLGLREAVDMTVEELSEKIGVKPETVKLYEEGDTEIPVSYLKDVATACGVDLTSLITGQEGHLHDYTLVRKGEGLSVERRVDYDYFNLAARFTNKKMEPFLVTVPAKDLNELTWNEHSGQEFIYLLEGKLEVWLDQTRHKLEAGDSIYFDSRIPHALRGLDGDSATFLDVIS is encoded by the coding sequence ATGCACGAGAATAAAGCATATAAAGAAATTGCTCCCCGATTGCTTGGTCTTCGCGAAGCAGTGGATATGACGGTAGAAGAGCTTTCCGAAAAAATTGGAGTGAAGCCTGAAACCGTAAAGTTATATGAAGAGGGCGACACAGAAATTCCTGTCAGCTATCTGAAAGATGTAGCAACAGCCTGTGGTGTAGACCTTACGTCTCTTATCACAGGTCAGGAAGGCCACCTTCATGACTACACTCTTGTACGCAAGGGTGAAGGGCTCAGTGTTGAGCGCCGTGTTGACTATGACTATTTCAACCTCGCCGCACGGTTTACTAATAAAAAAATGGAACCGTTCCTTGTAACTGTTCCTGCAAAAGATTTAAACGAGCTTACTTGGAACGAGCATAGCGGGCAGGAATTCATTTATCTGCTTGAAGGCAAGTTGGAAGTATGGCTCGATCAGACACGCCATAAGCTGGAAGCCGGTGATTCTATCTACTTTGATTCACGCATTCCTCATGCCTTGCGTGGTCTAGACGGTGATTCAGCAACCTTTCTTGACGTGATTAGCTAG